The genome window GCATCTGCCCATCGGCTGCTGGCTGATTGAGCATCCCGAAGGCTTGATTATGGTGGTGGACACGGGCGAAAGCAGCCGCGCCAACGATGCGGGCTATCAGCCGTGGTGGCATCCGTTTATGCAGTTTTGCGAACGGCGCGGCGTGAAAGCCGAAGAAGAAGTCGGCGCGGTTTTGCGCTCGCGCGGCTTTGACCCGCTCAACGTGAAATGGGTGGTGATGACCCATATGCACGGCGACCACGCGGGCGGCATTCCCAATTTTCCCAACAGCACTTTTTTGCTCACCGAAACCGAAAAACATGCCATCGAAGCCAAAGACGCGGTGTTCAACGGCTATCTGACCATGCACTATCCCGACTGGTTTTCCAAACAAATCCAAACCGTGCCGTTTTCAGACGGCGCATTTGAAACCTTTGAAAAAAGCCAAAAACTCACCCAAGACGGCAAAATCCGCCTTGTGCCCACGCCGGGGCATACGCTCGGG of Kingella oralis contains these proteins:
- a CDS encoding N-acyl homoserine lactonase family protein, translating into MNNIKIHCLTTGWVQIKIHHQLARFFRRPLSVMDVLTDHKWSPHLPIGCWLIEHPEGLIMVVDTGESSRANDAGYQPWWHPFMQFCERRGVKAEEEVGAVLRSRGFDPLNVKWVVMTHMHGDHAGGIPNFPNSTFLLTETEKHAIEAKDAVFNGYLTMHYPDWFSKQIQTVPFSDGAFETFEKSQKLTQDGKIRLVPTPGHTLGHQIVIVDMGDYYVLIGGDASYCEQYMLNGDIDGVCIDGKQHHESTTKMRELCRRKPTITQFAHDFYSETRLQEKRFTAVG